Genomic window (bacterium):
TGCATCGGATCCTGCGCGGCCGGGGCCCGGACCATGACCGGCACCAGCTCCCAGGGCCTGGCCCTGATGTACGAGATGATCTACATTGCCGCGGGCTTAAGGCTGCCCATCGTGATGGCCGACGTCAACCGGGCGCTGGCAGCCCCCATCAACATCCACTGCGACCACTCCGATACCATGGGCTGCCGCGACGCCGGCTGGATCCACATCTTCTCCGAGAACGCCCAGGAGGCCTACGACAGCATGATCCAGGCCATACGGATAGCCGAGCACAAGGACGTCCGCCTGCCGGTGATGGTCACCACAGACGGCTTCATCATCTCCCACGGCATGGAGCGGATAGACATCCTGCCCGACGCAGATGTCCAGAGCTTCATCGGGAAGTACGATCCCATGATGCATCTTTTGGACGTCAAGAAGCCCTTCAC
Coding sequences:
- the porA gene encoding pyruvate ferredoxin oxidoreductase, whose product is MQKIILAKTGNEAMALAMKQINPDVVAAYPITPATEIVQIFSQYVADGEVKTEFVAVESEHSAMSACIGSCAAGARTMTGTSSQGLALMYEMIYIAAGLRLPIVMADVNRALAAPINIHCDHSDTMGCRDAGWIHIFSENAQEAYDSMIQAIRIAEHKDVRLPVMVTTDGFIISHGMERIDILPDADVQSFIGKYDPMMHLLDVKKPFT